The DNA sequence gtgtatgtgtgtgtatactaTATATgaaatgtgtatatatgtatgtgtgtatatatatgtgtgtgtgtatgtatgtatatatatatatatactgtatatatacgtgtgtgtgtgtgtatgtagtcAAGGGAGGCTAGGTAGTCACTTAGCATTCGTAGCATGTGTATAAATCCAAGTACTTAATTTGCTGAGGTGTGTCAGATGTGAACATGAAGCAGTGAAGCGGGACCGCGGCTTATTCCCAACACTGCCGCCGACGTTCTCCCCTGATAACTGCCTATAGTATTAATATTTCATTAGCACAAATGAGATTGATCTCGTGTGTTAACTGCCGTATGAGAAAGGGGGAGTGGTGGCAAAGCAgatgaggaggggggggagtAAAGGAGGCGagcaaaaaaaagagaggcATGAAGAGGAATGGCCAATGGAGTCGAGCGAGGCTCGCGGCTCAGCCTGGCTTTTGATATGAACCTGCCGTGCCGAGGGGGGTTTGGGGGTGGGCGGTCGGAGCTCACGTGGAGACCTGTGGCCGAGTATGGCCATCCCGAGCGGCGGCCGCCATCAGTCAGCCTGTCAAACGCAGGTAGCTCCTCCGCGAATAGCGAGCGCCGAGGGGAGCGGGAATCGGCGcgcgggagggggcgggggagaTCACTTAGATCAGCGAGGAGACGAGAAGCTCGCTGTTACTCTGGCAGAGTCATCCAGAGAGGAGTGCGAGACGAGTGCCCGTGACCTGCCTGGACTGCGGGAAGTATCTGGTCCATCGCTTCGGCCCTCGGGACTTTTCTTATCAACGGCGGCCAAGTGGAGAGCTCATTAATGATTTCTCTATCTCTCTGCCGCTGCTTTGCAGGAGTGGTGCCTGCCAAGAGGAGTCCAAAACTGGTGGTGAGTGTGACCCTTTGCAGATATTCTGTCTGTGTGCAAGATCTGACATGGAAATATTTCTCGCAGCTTTCCCATTTCTTCTTTGTCCTGTCACCGCCGCTCCTCTTCTTTGATTCTTTTGCCGTATCGCCTCCCTGTTCTGTTCCGTCCTCGCCGCTCCACTCAAGTCGTGCAAAGCCTTCTTTGAATTGTTCAGTAGTGGCCAGCTGTGTGTTTCTAATCCTGCTGGATGGGAGAGAAGCCCGATGCAAAGAGAAAAAAGACTTGCTGGGATCAGCCAAAGTTAGCGTGGGCGGAAACGCGTATCTAGctcagggagggggtgggggcatTAGGTCAACCATGGGATGAAAGTTCTGCCAATCATTTTTACTAATACACTAATCCATCTTCTGTACCAAAATAGGTGCAAAAAAATGTTAGTAATATAATAAATTGAATTTTGCTTTAGAAGAGTTAGAGCCAAGtgggccccttttttttttttgtggggcttTGAGCTTAACTTTTgcagatcaaaaaaaaaaaaagaaattttaaCGCTTACCGTGCAAAATTTTAGGCCAAGCACTCTGCTCACTTCATGACGATAAGTGGTTGCACCCAtgtggaaattaaaaaaataataataattaaaaaatattaattacGCTGTCATTGATTACAATCTGgaaatcacctttttttttttttttttttaatctttaccACACCCTTAACAACTAGATTGACACCTGAGTCAAAAATCTTTGGTAAGTCTGTCACAAAAAGACTTTTAAGAGGTCTCACCCATGAATGATTTTAGTCACCGTGTGAAGAATTGACGTTTGAGAGATGTCATTCGTCTTTCTACAATTAGGCTTTTACAATGCGGCCAGCCTTGAGAAAAAGCTCTCCCACCTTAGAGTTTCAACTGTTTTTGTCTCGCAACCAtggcaaccatttttttttttttactgtcgaCACTCCGAGCGAAAGACACTTAAGCGCCGACGCCGAAAAAGAACCAGCCTTGAACACCGCCACCTTTCCCACCCACTACATTTGCACTCTCAAACTGACGCACTTTGCCCCCAAACGCCTCAGCGACTTCTCTTTTTCTCGTCCTCTCTTCTCCAATTCAGCACCAGCTCGAGAGGAAAGATAGCCAGAGCAGCTCCCAGCACAGCGTGTGCAGCCACCGCAGCACGCACACGGACTCTCCCGGCCACGCCATGCCCGGTGAGGTTGCCGTGCCGACCCCCGCCGCCCCCACCCAGCCGCTGCCGGGCTTGCCCCCTCTGGACCCGGCGGACGGCACCCTCACCCTCCAGAAGAAGCCGGACCCCTTTAAGATCTGGGCTCAGTCGAGGAGCATGTACGAGAGCAGACGTGAGTGTCAATATTTATGCCATCGAGTTAAGCGTGCTCCATATTTTGAGTGCGCTTAACAAATTATTGTCGAGTGAATCATTTGTGTGGAAGAGTCAGTGAGTCACTCGGGCACATTATTGTaagggtgtgtgtgggtgtgtgattAGAACAGCAGTTCTTCTCGTTGTATATCGTTTTTTTCTGAAATCAAAGCTAAATTGGACATTTATTgtgcaaaagtcaaagtctcacttTTGCTATTCAATATGTGTGAATGGAAACGACTCCTTTTGGAGCCTTGAACTGGGCTACCATGACGACAACGATGTTCCAGTTCGACATCAACATCACGAATCAACCGGCCTCAAGATAATCTCGCCCAATAACGATCCAAATAATTTACCTTTTAAAAAGTCGTTCTTGCCGCACAAAAAGGTCCTGAGCGTTTTTGGCCTCATCAGTTCTGAAATGGGGACCCCTCAATCCACATCCATTTGATGTGATTGCATTATTCGCTCACGGATCCCGCAGTCGACGTGAGCAGTAGTGCAAGCGGGGGCGCTTAATAATCATGGCTGCCTGTGGAATCTAGGACTGCTGCTGATTAAATATTAACCGGGCCCAGAAAGGCCCGCTTTAAGCTGCTGCTGATTAATATACGTGTGTTTGATAACCCCTGGAGGAGATCCAGAGTCATGTGGGGAGCGATGAGAAACTAGAAAGACACAAAGAgattgccaaagaggcctaattCTGTCTGTGTGTTCAGAGTTCATACTCAAGTAGGAGAATtgtcccccctaaaaaaaaagtgaggtaAAATTGATGTCGATATTAAAAACAGCGAGAATGACggaaagacaaaaagaaattcGTCGTAGTTTCCTTCGAAGGGCTATTATGACGTTCGACGTCTTAcattataggctacacaacaagctgatggataattagttttgaagaactgttgaaatttttaaaaagatgaatgctaataaaaattgctagaaaaagtgaagacaaattgcaattatagtattgacacaatttgtctttgcgggccaaataTAATGACACTACGGGCCagatttggcccacgggccttgagtttgacatcgcTGATGCTGAGCAAGAGATCGGACGAGCCAACAAGCTAAAGCTAATGCCTTCGACGACGCTAACATGATGTAGCGGCAATGCGGACCAGAGGAAATCGTAAATCAGAATCTCAATGACCTCATGTGGTCAGCGGAGGCTTGCGATTTGCCGTTGTAAGGAAATTGTTCTTAGTGATCCGTCACATCTGCGAGTGTGACAAGGTCACAGCCAGTGAGTTTGCATGCTCATCCACTCTTTGCTCAATGAGGCGAGGAGCAGCTGTTGgtcccgcccgcccgtccgcccTCCCGCAATCCCAAGCAGACACGCTTTGTTGATCAATAATTGCACAAACAACCGTGGATGTGTGTTAATTAAACCAAATGGAAGTCAGACGCTATCAATTGCTACTAAATGCATTCGGTGATTACCGTAAAGGCAAACTGGTcaatgttgtgcgtctttcgggcACATTTTCATGATTGCTTTTTGTCGTTGTAATTCAGTGCCGGACTGCCAGGAGCAGGACATTTTCCTTTGGCGAAAGGATACGGGCTTCGGTTTCCGGATTCTTGGGGGAAATGAGCCTGGGGAGCCGGTAAGTATTTCTGGATGTTGCAGTTTTTTGCGTGGCGCAATTCCTTAACGCGGATTTGTTGCAGATCTACATCGGTCACATCGTGAAGTACGGCGCAGCGGACGAGGACGGACGCCTGCGGTCGGGCGACGAGCTAATCTGCGTGGACGGCACGGCGGTGGTGGGCAAGTCTCATCAGTTGGTGGTGCAGCTGATGCAGCAGGCGGCTAAGCAGGGTCACGTCAACCTCACGGTCCGACGTAAGACGCCCGGATTCCCAGGTGGGCATTTTCAAAAGGCTCGACTCCCCCGAGAGCAGCCGCCTTATTTGGCTTTGTCATTAGTTTCCAAAGGGGAAGGCGACATCCCGCCATCGCCGGCCTCCTCCCACCACAGCAGCACTCAAGCGCCCAGCCTGACGGAAGGCAAGCGGACCCCGCAAGGAAGCCAGAACTCTCTCAACACGGTCAGCTCGGGCAGCGGCTCCACCAGCGGCATCGGCAGCGGCGGGGGAGGCGGCAGCGGGAGCGCCGTGGTTCCCGCTTCTCTGCAGCCGTACGACGTGGAGATCCAACGCGGAGAAAACGAAGGCTTCGGCTTCGTCATCGTGTCCTCCGTTTCTAGGCCCGACGCGGGCACTACCTTTGGTGAGTGAATCCAATTAAGCCAATTAAAGGTGTCATGATTTGACTTTAATCTGCTTTCGGGCATCTCTCGGAAAATCATTACTCTGTGATTCATCATCATTATGCACCAGTTACTTCAAAGCTGCCATATTTGGGTCTgtgagctatttttatttttttttccccgcctgCTTAATTCAGCAAAGAGGCGCTGCCTCCGTTGTGGTTTTTTTGACCGGTGTTCGCTTAATACCAAGGTCACCGACCCCGCTATCATGAGCTTAGGGATTTAGAAATGAGCGGCGCTCATTCCGACAGGATCAGGCCGGCTGCGGCTTTATCGTAAACATCATCACGGCCGATTCCCAGACCTCACAGCTGCGTTCACTTTCGGCCGTCAACAACAAAAATTGCAACGATCAAAAGATGCTCAGCCCGGTGATGAGCTTATTCCTCCGacaaatttgatttgatttaccTTCGTGTGCCCAAAGTCACACCAAGGTCTTTGCCAGAAAGATGGCATCGAAGGTTCTCACGGGACGATGATGTTACTTaacaaaaaaggggggggggggggggtcgtcaaCAAACCCGTCTTAATACCACCAAAGCCTTAGAGGCTTTTTGGTTTTGCCGTCTTCTCGCTCCAGTGTTCATGTGCTGGCGCTTGACACATTCCCGATAGAATTACCAGTCGAGATATAAAAATAACGTTAAAAACGAATAGATTTTACGAGGCGTCGTTCTTCAGAGGTAACAACGAAGCGTAAATCATCGTCACCTTGTGACCCGGATGTGGTGTTAAATCCTGCCATGTCCCGTGAGGTAGCTGGACGGAGTGACACGATACAAATGTCAAAAGAATGAAGGATGGAGGAATTGAATAACCCTGTGAGACCTTCCACTTGAGATGTTTTTGAGGAGCCTCACAAAATATTTATGGCCCTTGGTGAACGGCAATACATCTTATGATGTCATTGATTCCTGAAATGTGTCGTTTATTTGATTTACATGTCAGACGGATCGCTTGTGGAATCATTTGCATGTACGGGGATTTCATTAGCTTGAACTGATTGCGGGGAATCGAAGATAATTGATAGTTTTCCTGTCTCCCTTTGTCTCTTCTTTTCTCCTTAATCAATATAATCAAtcaacacataaacaaacacattgAAAAGCTGGAAATGCTTGCGTGGCCATGCCTCACAAAATAGGCCGCATCATCGAAGGCAGCCCGGCCGACCGCTGCGGTAAGCTGAAAGTGGGCGATCGGATATTGGCCGTCAACAGCTGCTCCATCACCAATAAGTCCCACTCGGACATCGTCAACTTGATCAAGGAAGCTGGAAACACCGTCTCGCTCAGGATCATCCCCGGTGATGGTAAGACTTCCAACTTTATTTTGCGATCCCCAAATGAGACATTGTTTCAAACTTGTTGTCTTTTTGATCCCCGCCCAGAGTCTTCCAATGCTTCTCTGCTGACCAATGCTGAGAAGATCGCTACTatcaccaccacacacactcctcAACAGTCCAAAGAGTCTCGGTGGGTGCACATAGagaatttatatatttatttgatctatttttatttgatctatttttgtttatatttttatctACGTATGTCTATTTTTTATCTAAATACGAAACAatgttttatctatatttattttatttttatctatttttatttgatctatttttatttgtatctttttttgtaaatatttatatctatttttCTAAATACTAAATGTTTtatctgtatttattttatctgtttttattttatctgtttttattttatctatttttgtttatatttttatctATGTCTATTTTTTATCTAAATACTAAACAAtgctttatctatatttattttatttttactttatttttatttgatctatttttatttgtatctatttttgtaaatatttatcTATATCTATTTTTCTAAATACTAAATGTTTTATCtatattttatctatttttattttatctgtttttgtttacatttttatccatatttttttttctctaaatactaaaaaatgtttcatctatatttatctatatttatgattatattatatttatatatatatatatatttcttgtAAATCCTAAACACTGTTGCCATGGTTTTGAAGGAATAATTCCAAGTCGAAAGgagttcctcctcctccacctacaCAAACATCACAGGTGAGGAATGCTTCACTTATCATCTTtgaaattattgcaacaaaagaaaatgttttgatcTTTTCCCTCCAACTTGCAGGACGAGTTCTACTCGGTGGACCTTGAACGCGACAGCAAAGGTTTTGGTTTTAGCCTGAGGGGAGGACGAGAATACAACATGGACCTTTATGTGTTGAGACTAGCCGAAGACGGAGCTGCTGTCAGGAATGGCAAGATGCGGGTATGAAAAGTTAGcctagcattttttattttatttttttccatccgCTCGTCGTCATCGCTCACAAAGAGAAAATTGCTCTTTCCAAGGTGGGAGACGAAATCTTGGAGATTAACGGCGAGAGCACAAAGAACATGAAGCATTCACGTGCCATTGAACTGATCAAGAACGGAGGGCGCTGGGCACGGCTCGTTCTGAAACGCGGGGACGGATCTGTACCCGAGTACGGTAGGTTGACATTTTCCATCAGCTCTCTCAAGTTTCTCACATTGTGAACGATGGCCGACGTGGGCTGAGATCTGAGCTCACTCTGTTGTCTGTCAAACGTTGACCTTCTGATATTAAAGGTCGTATGATGTGAGCATCATGTTCCGTGTGTGGCGTCATTTAGTTTGGacttgattatttattttgaggcaattttatttatatagtgcATTTTATTCACAAGCTATTTCAATTTGTTGTTACAAACTATTATTTAAAGATGACATTTCAGagatttaaaaagcaaaatagagaattttgaataatttttttattttttttaatgctttaaAATAGCTTAATCATAGGTATTGTGGGGAAAACAAATATTCTGGGCCCTACTGTAAGTTATTCAGTGATTTCAAAACCAGTCGGGAGTCGGCGTCAAAGTCTTAGAACTGATTCTGGTTCTGGTCACCACTCGAGCTGTCGCTGTTTGATGCTCTTCTGAGAAAGTCCAGTTAGAAGACCGTGACAGCGTTTAAAACTAGTTTGagactggatgtcaacaaattgGCTTTGTTTAGCGGCTAATATTTTATAGCTGTCCAAAAGTGGTCGTTTCTTCTGATGGATAGTTCCTGTCATTGTTTCTGTCCTCAGGTTGAATTTTTGCCTcaacttttcttcttcttcttgaaaGTGTTATACTGTCTCCTAGTTTGAAATGTAAACCTGCTTCTTGtctctttttatttgtttttctcttctCCTCTCCTTTCTCTGACCTTTCTCTCTTGCCTGGGCTCTTCCCGCTCGCTCTCTCCAGCGATGATGGCTCCTCATCTCGCTGTGGGTACAATGAGGAATGACAAGATGGGAGAGCCTTGTTTCTACCTAATGGGCCAAAATCAAACCACGGTTTGTAGCCAGAAGTCGGTCATGATccccctctccccctccccGTCATCTCTTTTGATTTCTTCCCACAACCTTTATCAGCTCATCCCGACCTGCATCCTTCTTTGTGTCAAGCTTCCTGTCATGTCGTGCCTGGAGTCCAACTTTCCACATTATCGTGGAAAGGAGCAGGACTAACTCGCTCATCAGATGCCGCCGTCATAGCAACTTGGCTAATCTTTCGAACCCGATGAGCGCTGTGTCATTGATAACCCCGCACTCGCCCGCTCTTGTATCTCACCTGCAAGCCCCGGAGGCAAAATGTACTGAAGCCGTGTGGCGCTTCAGTGCAACCTCCATGTCGAGAAGGTTCTCGTGTATCAGTGTGAGCCATTCCGGCTACATGCAAATGAGCACTCGTATGCATGAGTCGCTTTAAATCCCCGCCCAGTGGTTCCGTCGTGTCACTACAGCCGTGTCCCTCTATTgaaccattatttttttttgtcttctccttCAGACGGCAGCAATGACGGGTACCCTCCCACACCCGGGGCACAAAACACTTCGGAAGTGAGAACGCCGCCGGCCAACGGCCGATATCACACCTCATTGGATTCCAGTTATCCACCAGACCTTCACACACCATCACGCCGGGAGGAGGCTGGGCGTGGGCGAGACAGGAACAGGGACAGGGCCGGGTGGGATCAGATGGACTACCAAGCCCGACAGTTTACCCCTCACCTTCACCACACCTGGAATAACAATCACAGCGCCACCCCCAGACAGCCGTCTCCAGATAACAGCACCGGTAGCAGTGGCAACAAGAAGATGCGAGGGCGCAAATTCAAAAAGTCCGAGTCTGAAAGCGGCATCTCCAAGCTCCTGAAGACGCTGAGGAAAGACAACTCGGGGAAGAAGGCCGCGGCCGCCGCGCAGAAACTCAGGGGCCGAGGGCTCTCAAACAGCAGCTCCACTTTGGACGGGAGGTTTCACGCGCAGCGCCGCGGCTCCCTCGACCGCTCGCCGACGCCGAGGCGCAGCTTCTCCCCCGACCGCAGGCGGGCCAAGTCGATGGATCGCAGGGCCGAGCGAGCGCGACGGGATCGTACGCCCGAGCGAGAGCGCGACGACGGCGGGTTCCTCACCCCCGAGCGCAAGTTCTTGGAGCGAAGGCTCCTCAAGGACTCGCCGGCGGAGGCCGCCTCCCCCGCACGCTCCAACAACAGCGCCGAGTCCTCGTCCCTTCCCGGGGTCGGCGCTTACCATCGAGCCGCCAAGAACGGCAACCTGACGCGAGACGCTTCCTCCGAGCAACATCGGGCGAACGGGACGCCGGAGAGACGTTTTCGAACGGAGCGGGACTCTTCCCCCGACAGCAACTACGGGCGAGATGAGCAGAACTATGCGGCGATGGCGGCACCCAGACTCAAAGACTACTACAGCATGATGAAGAACAATGCTGCCCACAACAATGCTGCGTACAACAAGACAGGCCACAACAAGAACACTCTTTGCCAAAGCCCAAAGCAGCTCCCTGAGCCCAAGAGAAAGCTGTACAAAGAATGCCCCAAAGACCTCAGCATCTAGAGCGCAGCCGACCGACCCCCTCACACTGGAACCGGACTCACAAAGACCCCCCCTCTCCCCGATGGTCGCCTTGACTCGTTGTGACCCTCATCCAGAGATTCCTAAAAACAGCAGGAGTACAATCCCATCAGCTTACACTGGTTGTTTTGTCATCGTTGCGTTGCTCATGAACACGTCGTCGTATATAATCCAAGTATTGTCTGTGCCTGCGTATGAAATTGGTGGTTTTGCTTTTTGTCTGCATTGCTGAGTCGAAATGTTTTGCCCCGCCCACCCACGCACACGCTACATGACATGCTTCcagttgtgcttttttttttttttctcaacttttttattttaacgaaCAAATAATAGCACAAATCACCAATGGCTTACAAGAACTGTGAAAAAAATATGATAATGTTCAAAAGTGAAGAAAGTAGAGTGCTGATTTCataaataatttatttctttGGTGTGTCTGATGgctgtttttatttaatttggcACATCTCTTGAGTGAGCGTGGTGAAAtggtaaaaatgtattttggaaACGCATGCTTGACACAATTTTTGTTCCCCAAACCAAGAAATCGGACAGCTTTCTAATTAGCGTGTTGCTAATtaaattcattcaaatcaaataaGATAGAAACAATATCTTAGTTGCTAATGCTAATAATGCTAACTTGGCCAGCATGTGCTATAAAAATGTCCCCTACTTCACAGCAGCCATAGCATGTTCTTGAAATAAAATTGCAAGATCTAATCACAAAGCCCATTTCAGATGAGAATACATGAATTGCTTTTTGTGATTCCGAGCACAGGAGACGACCAAACTGCCATGCTGAGCCACAATTGTCACCGCACTGGAGTCTGACTGCTGTTTTTCAACgtgttcactgttttgttttgtttgtcaacAAATTGCATCGGCTACTGAAGGCACACTTAATTACGACACAAGACCGAAGCTCTCGAGAAGGTCGAGCTCTTGGTTTTACGTTTCCTTTCCCGGCTAAAGCATGGTTCTATTCTTCAGTACATGACCACTGTCGTCcacacaaaaagaagaaaaaaaaatctatttttttttatgttcacctttttgggccatctcctgtaaAGATTTTTCCTATGTGATGATGAGGAACCTGTGGAGGAATAAAAATGTTGCCTTTTACATGTACAAAAGAGAAATTTATGAAGAACGTGATCATGTGTTTTTAATCTCTGAATGGACCTGATGATTTATGGGAACTATGTTGATTTACTCTGGATCAGGTATGTAAAGACCTTTTCGAATGAGCGCTCAAgctatttgtttgtttgaatcTCTCGATGGTTAGCCTGCCTTTGTATTATAGAGCACTTGTATGCAGTCTGTGTTTCTTCAAACATTATTTCTTCTAATGTGCTCCAGACTGTGGATGTGTTGATAAGAGCAGTAAATGTATAtgggccattttttttctttttttttttataaaactatgcatatataaatatgacaTTGTTCATAGCTTTATTTGATCCGTGTAGCTATACATAACATTAGTCTAAGTACAAGTAGATGTTGACTTATCCAGCTTCTTTCCTTGAGATGGATTACACTGTATATGTAGCTATCAAAAGAAGTCTGTGAATGCTATTTTTATTATCAAAATAAAGTTTTCCATACAAATTCATAGAGACTTCGTCatactctatttttttttttttgcaaatctgtATTCCAGACTAGATTCGTTTCTATAGTGGTTGCTATGGCAACACCTGAAGGTCATAACACTCCCAACTTGGCACTCTGCCAAACTCAGGAAACTTGAATTAGAATCACATTAACACCTGCTCGTTAGTTTTATAATATTCTAATTATTAAACCGATTTAGATATTCATGGCCTCGGTCATTTTATCCTGAACGTCTTTGGCGAGTGTCACCTTTCTTTTAATCACATCAATCCTCGTCGTGATAAGTGCTGTTGAGTCATGTACTGTATTATGATTAACAATAAATAATCCCCCTCCCCTACCCCCACCAGCCAGAACAAATTCTCTAAGTCCAAGGTgaccagtgacgtgcggtgaggttcattacTGGAGGGGCACTGaggcccccccccacacacacacacatactgatcttttttttttttttttttttaatacatcaaataatcaaaaatcatggtcaaagcttcacggaaagctgattggctgtttgatctgtgatgtaattcggacactccattaggtacaccgccattttcaggtgtacctaataaaaggccacttgacacctgtgacctttgaccatgatatttccctaataaagtggcctgttattgggtacacttgaaaatggcggtgtacctaatggagtgtccgtgtgattccctcgttaagtgcaggtgcgtgaaaacttttagctccttttggacgtgaaagaagctaaaacttttcacgcacctgcgcttaacgagggtcacttggaaaacctgttggaacgcggccccgaggactagagcttgacacttgtgacctttgaccatgatgtttccctaataaagtggcctgttattgggtacacttgaaaatggcggtgtacctaatggagtgtccgtgtgattccctcgttaagtgcaggtgcgtgaaaacttttagctccttttgaacgtgaaagaagctaaaacttttcacgcacctgcgcttaacgagggtcacttggaaaacatgttggaacgcggcctcgaggactagagcttgacacttgtgacctttgaccataatatttccctaataaagtggcctgttattgggtactcttgaaaatggcggtgtacctaatggagtgtccatttgattccctcgttaagtgcaggtgcgtgaaatcttttagctccttttgaacgtgaaagaagctaaaagttttcacgcacctgcgcttaacgagggtcacttggaaaacatgttggaacgcggccccgaggactagagcttgacacttgtgacctttgaccatgatatttccctaataaagtggcctgttattgggtactcttgaaaatggcggtgtacctaatgaagtgtctgtgtgattccctcgttaagtgcaggtgcgtgaaaacttttagctccttttgaacgtgaaagaagctaaaacttttcacgcacctgcgcttaacgagggtcacttggaaaacatgttggaacgcggccccaaggactagagcttgacacttgtgatctttgaccatgatatttccctaataaagtggcctgttattgggtactcttgaaaatggcggtgtacctaatggagtgtctgtgtgattccctcgttaagtgcaggtgcgtgaaaacttttagctccttttgaacgtgaaagaagctaaaacttttcccgcacctgcgcttaacgagggtcacttggaaaacatattggaacgtggcccttcgaggactggaggttgagacccctggtttaagtgaaaagtgccccacccgccctcacccccactttctgattggctgtttgatctgtgacgtcacacggacactccattaggtacaccgccattttcaggtgttcctaataacaggccatttcattagggaaaaaatcatggtcaaagcttaaatgaaagtaaaaagtgccacaaccgccctcacccccactttctgattggctgttttatctgtgacgtcattcagACACTCTATTAGGTGCACCGCCATCTTCAGGTTCGTTCGCGAAGATTCATGAGACAGCGGTGAtattgatgtttttattttgtatttgttggattgtagttgatggtgttattataccgaatgtgtttgtgtttgaataaaaggttgaaaaaaaaaatccgttatgctgacatttgttattttgggggacaccaactcatataacaacgtaaa is a window from the Syngnathus scovelli strain Florida chromosome 2, RoL_Ssco_1.2, whole genome shotgun sequence genome containing:
- the LOC125988226 gene encoding membrane-associated guanylate kinase, WW and PDZ domain-containing protein 1 isoform X9, with the translated sequence MAKVIQKKNHWITKVNECVIVRDAYGQLNVELRGGAEHGQFAHIGHIREDAVLYQGGKLNEGELILEVEGLPVSGLPLYDILTVITCTKGPIIFKTVRQGNKLNKDLKHYLSLRFQKSSPDHDLQKTIRANLYRYAVPCTTRAPRDGEVPGVDYNFLSVDDFLELEESGTLLEIGTYEGNYYGTPKPPRQPVIGTVILRDAGSRQSTPKRTKSYNDMQSVRVVPADDDDDNQASEMNNAFTGSLVRSLFPSPLLCAADSGQQTLAEPQVSPEDALGPLPENWEMAYTENGELYFIDHNTKTTSWLDPRCRDKASRPLEECDDDEEGIHTEDLESDLELPPGWERIDDPVYGIYYVDHINRKTQYENPVVEARHRKILQEQQPQPPEGERYIREWIEEHSSAAAPLVNYVPNHLETYRDPQVPPTLPPVPTGAKRGKPFFTRNPAELKGTFINTKLKKSRRGFGFTVVGGDEPDEFLQIKSLVLDGPAAVDGKMETGDVIVSVNDTIVLGYTHAQVVKIFQSIPIGSMVDLALCRGYPLPFDPDDPNTSLVTSVAISDKEPIIVNGQEPFDSPSNPSGPLNGQREPRAHSPSAEALSNSLHGYSSDVVTLASSIATQPELITIHMEKGDKGFGFTIADSLTGGGQRVKQIVDYPRCRGLKEGDILMEVNKRNVQNMSHNQVVDLLSKCPRGSEVTMLVQRGVVPAKRSPKLVHQLERKDSQSSSQHSVCSHRSTHTDSPGHAMPGEVAVPTPAAPTQPLPGLPPLDPADGTLTLQKKPDPFKIWAQSRSMYESRLPDCQEQDIFLWRKDTGFGFRILGGNEPGEPIYIGHIVKYGAADEDGRLRSGDELICVDGTAVVGKSHQLVVQLMQQAAKQGHVNLTVRRKTPGFPVSKGEGDIPPSPASSHHSSTQAPSLTEGKRTPQGSQNSLNTVSSGSGSTSGIGSGGGGGSGSAVVPASLQPYDVEIQRGENEGFGFVIVSSVSRPDAGTTFAGNACVAMPHKIGRIIEGSPADRCGKLKVGDRILAVNSCSITNKSHSDIVNLIKEAGNTVSLRIIPGDESSNASLLTNAEKIATITTTHTPQQSKESRNNSKSKGVPPPPPTQTSQDEFYSVDLERDSKGFGFSLRGGREYNMDLYVLRLAEDGAAVRNGKMRVGDEILEINGESTKNMKHSRAIELIKNGGRWARLVLKRGDGSVPEYDGSNDGYPPTPGAQNTSEVRTPPANGRYHTSLDSSYPPDLHTPSRREEAGRGRDRNRDRAGWDQMDYQARQFTPHLHHTWNNNHSATPRQPSPDNSTGSSGNKKMRGRKFKKSESESGISKLLKTLRKDNSGKKAAAAAQKLRGRGLSNSSSTLDGRFHAQRRGSLDRSPTPRRSFSPDRRRAKSMDRRAERARRDRTPERERDDGGFLTPERKFLERRLLKDSPAEAASPARSNNSAESSSLPGVGAYHRAAKNGNLTRDASSEQHRANGTPERRFRTERDSSPDSNYGRDEQNYAAMAAPRLKDYYSMMKNNAAHNNAAYNKTGHNKNTLCQSPKQLPEPKRKLYKECPKDLSI